One part of the uncultured Bacteroides sp. genome encodes these proteins:
- a CDS encoding carboxylesterase family protein yields MKKTTLIVLVLLFSFSGVLFAKQPAPIKVREGLIQGIYEDSLTVYKGVPFAAPPVGDLRWRAPQPAAKWEGVKQTIQFAPAPMQYGNPPSGKSEDCLYLNVWTPAKSSNDRIPVLVWIYGGGFSFGSTSEPVYDGKKLAHKGVILVSIAYRVGQLGFLAHPELSSESPTHTSGNYGLLDQIAALKWIKENIAAFGGDPDKITIFGESAGAISVSMLCASPLAKGLFQGAISQSGGSLGPTRPTTFPGENMKTLQQAEADGLIFAQKAGASTIADLRKIPADKLPSGFGLPGGWPIVDGSVIPDDQYKLYKAGKFNDVSVLIGYNSDEGASFSPGRTPEEYIGGVKKRYGKFADELIKAYPAGENSVPKTARDLARDAAFGWHTWSWAKLQSEKGKSNVYYYYFDQHPDYPKDSPRYGYGSPHGQDVAYVFLNLDASNPQITKSDMEISEAMGTYWTNFAKYSNPNPIGSLEWPAFNQSKPSVMHFSQKAYIGEVPSLESLKVLDTYFYWRRSPEGNIWAK; encoded by the coding sequence ATGAAAAAAACAACTTTAATCGTTTTAGTATTACTCTTTTCTTTCTCAGGAGTTCTCTTTGCTAAGCAACCAGCACCGATAAAAGTAAGAGAAGGATTAATTCAAGGAATTTATGAAGATTCATTGACTGTTTATAAAGGTGTCCCGTTTGCAGCTCCACCCGTAGGAGATTTGCGTTGGCGAGCACCACAACCAGCAGCTAAGTGGGAAGGAGTGAAACAAACCATACAGTTTGCTCCAGCTCCTATGCAATATGGAAATCCACCATCGGGGAAAAGTGAAGATTGCTTGTACCTGAATGTCTGGACTCCCGCAAAATCATCAAACGATCGCATTCCGGTTCTTGTATGGATCTATGGTGGAGGATTTAGCTTCGGCTCAACTTCTGAACCTGTTTACGATGGTAAAAAGTTGGCTCATAAAGGTGTCATTTTGGTAAGTATTGCCTATCGTGTAGGGCAACTTGGGTTCTTGGCACATCCTGAATTAAGCAGCGAAAGTCCAACTCATACTTCTGGAAACTATGGTTTACTCGATCAGATTGCTGCTCTCAAATGGATAAAGGAAAATATAGCTGCATTTGGTGGCGACCCTGATAAAATTACGATTTTTGGAGAATCGGCAGGAGCTATTTCTGTTAGTATGTTATGCGCTTCGCCATTGGCTAAAGGATTGTTTCAGGGAGCTATTTCACAAAGTGGTGGTTCTCTTGGTCCAACACGCCCGACAACATTCCCGGGCGAAAATATGAAAACCCTTCAACAAGCAGAAGCTGATGGACTTATTTTTGCCCAGAAAGCAGGTGCTTCAACTATTGCCGACCTTCGTAAAATACCTGCAGATAAGCTTCCTTCTGGTTTTGGATTACCAGGTGGCTGGCCCATTGTAGATGGTTCTGTAATCCCTGATGATCAGTATAAATTGTATAAAGCTGGAAAATTCAATGATGTATCTGTACTAATTGGTTATAATTCAGATGAAGGTGCAAGCTTCTCACCAGGTAGAACTCCAGAAGAGTATATCGGAGGAGTGAAGAAGCGCTACGGGAAATTTGCCGACGAACTGATAAAAGCCTATCCAGCCGGAGAAAATTCCGTTCCAAAAACCGCACGTGATTTAGCTCGAGATGCTGCATTTGGCTGGCATACATGGAGCTGGGCCAAACTTCAAAGTGAAAAGGGAAAATCGAACGTTTATTATTACTATTTTGATCAGCATCCCGATTATCCTAAAGATTCACCACGCTATGGTTATGGTTCACCCCACGGGCAGGATGTTGCCTATGTTTTCTTAAACTTAGATGCTTCCAATCCGCAAATCACTAAATCAGATATGGAAATATCAGAAGCTATGGGAACTTACTGGACTAACTTTGCAAAATATAGCAATCCAAATCCAATTGGAAGTTTGGAATGGCCTGCATTTAATCAGTCTAAACCCTCGGTAATGCATTTTAGCCAAAAAGCATATATTGGTGAAGTTCCAAGTTTGGAATCGCTTAAGGTTTTAGACACTTATTTTTATTGGAGAAGAAGTCCAGAGGGTAACATCTGGGCAAAATAG
- a CDS encoding glycoside hydrolase family 97 catalytic domain-containing protein: MKCKIITGLLFLSSLAVFPQKIKVVSPNKKIVIGLFNTKNSETGEWYLGVKYLNNGKPCEVIPQITLGLARSDQDFSKDLKYLKASNPILINEQYSVAHGKRSQCSNSASEAVVSFENPSKTKLNIIIRAYNDGVAFRYEFPEKKGSFVVNDELTTYCIPDSTKRWMEKFNPANEGLYTTMSDGNMQQDWGYPALFNVPDKECWYLIHEADLGRNYCGTKLSNTAEKSKYKVVFPDQWNGRGQGETKPTITLPWKSPWRVIVIGNLADIVESTLVDDVSAPSIITKTDWIKPGVVSWNYWSDNHGTKDFKTVCKFADLAASMGWPYTLLDWEWDGMSNGGNLEDALKYIHSLGVKPLMWYNSGGDHTWVSATPKDRMLTHENRMEEFARLKKMGVAGVKIDFFESEKQNMIKYYLDILDDAAKFEMMVYFHGCLVPRGWARTYPHLMTYEGVRGAEWYNNGPEFTTTAPEHNTILPFTRNVVGSMDYTPVTFTNSQFPHTTSYGHELALSVVFESGFQHMADRPEGYYDLPDATKHFLIEVPNAWDNTKLIDGYPGKDLIIARNKGNLWYIGGISAEKYPETKTLTFNYLPESVKYKLTLIADGEHDKKLVTQYMVVDKSSTVKVRLLGRGGFVASLKPIH, translated from the coding sequence ATGAAATGTAAGATAATAACAGGACTTTTATTTCTCAGTTCATTAGCAGTATTTCCTCAGAAAATAAAAGTTGTTTCGCCGAATAAAAAGATAGTCATTGGACTTTTCAATACAAAGAACTCTGAAACAGGTGAGTGGTATTTGGGAGTTAAGTATTTGAATAATGGTAAACCATGCGAAGTTATACCGCAAATAACGTTAGGACTTGCTCGTTCTGACCAGGATTTCTCGAAAGATTTGAAATACCTGAAGGCAAGTAACCCCATTTTAATAAACGAACAATATTCTGTAGCGCATGGCAAACGATCACAATGCAGTAATTCAGCAAGCGAAGCGGTAGTTTCTTTTGAAAATCCGAGTAAAACGAAATTAAACATTATCATCAGGGCTTATAATGATGGCGTAGCATTTCGGTATGAATTTCCTGAAAAGAAAGGTTCTTTTGTTGTAAATGATGAACTGACAACCTATTGTATACCGGATAGTACAAAAAGATGGATGGAAAAATTTAACCCTGCCAACGAGGGTCTTTATACAACTATGAGCGACGGGAACATGCAACAAGATTGGGGATATCCTGCACTTTTCAATGTACCTGATAAAGAGTGCTGGTATTTGATCCATGAGGCCGATTTGGGGAGAAATTATTGTGGAACAAAGTTATCCAATACTGCTGAAAAATCGAAATATAAGGTTGTTTTTCCTGATCAATGGAACGGAAGAGGACAAGGTGAGACAAAACCAACTATAACTCTTCCATGGAAATCGCCATGGCGTGTAATAGTTATTGGTAATCTTGCCGATATTGTGGAATCTACGTTGGTAGATGACGTATCTGCACCTTCAATTATTACCAAAACCGATTGGATTAAGCCTGGCGTAGTATCGTGGAATTACTGGTCGGATAATCACGGAACCAAGGACTTCAAAACAGTATGCAAGTTTGCTGATTTAGCTGCTTCAATGGGATGGCCTTATACCTTGCTTGATTGGGAATGGGATGGTATGAGCAATGGAGGAAATTTGGAAGATGCTTTAAAGTATATTCATTCATTAGGAGTAAAACCTTTAATGTGGTATAACTCAGGAGGAGATCATACCTGGGTTTCTGCTACTCCAAAAGATAGAATGTTGACCCATGAAAATAGAATGGAAGAGTTTGCCAGACTAAAAAAAATGGGTGTTGCGGGCGTGAAAATTGATTTCTTTGAGAGTGAAAAACAAAATATGATTAAGTATTATCTTGATATTTTGGATGACGCGGCTAAATTCGAGATGATGGTGTACTTTCATGGTTGTTTGGTTCCTCGTGGTTGGGCTCGTACATATCCACACTTGATGACGTATGAAGGAGTACGCGGAGCCGAATGGTATAATAATGGACCGGAATTTACAACAACAGCTCCTGAGCATAATACCATTTTGCCTTTTACAAGAAATGTGGTTGGATCTATGGATTATACTCCGGTTACATTTACTAATTCCCAATTTCCACATACTACTTCATATGGTCATGAGCTTGCTCTTAGTGTAGTGTTCGAGTCAGGCTTTCAGCACATGGCCGACCGTCCGGAGGGTTATTATGATTTGCCTGATGCCACTAAACATTTTCTTATAGAAGTTCCTAATGCATGGGATAATACCAAATTAATCGACGGATATCCGGGAAAGGACTTAATTATTGCCCGAAATAAAGGTAATTTGTGGTATATTGGAGGTATAAGTGCAGAAAAATATCCAGAAACTAAAACTTTGACATTCAATTATTTGCCTGAGTCTGTAAAATACAAACTAACATTAATAGCAGATGGTGAACACGATAAGAAACTCGTAACACAATACATGGTTGTTGATAAATCGAGTACGGTAAAAGTAAGATTATTAGGTAGGGGTGGTTTTGTTGCTTCTCTAAAACCAATTCATTAG
- a CDS encoding DUF3237 domain-containing protein produces MKRNLIYLLLLVFFVPGNIKSQNINSEKNDSLYKDFKTEFIWEAKVKIGSMINVGESKRGTRRIIPIIGGTFCGPKIKGEILPGGDDWQLVRPDGDTELYARYLLKTNDGYIFQIVNQALIHTDNSVNSFYCKSVLDIEVPNNSPYNYLNHAIFLGTLTMPDLKPGDEPYVIIRMYKVL; encoded by the coding sequence ATGAAGAGAAATTTAATTTATTTGCTGCTCTTAGTCTTTTTTGTTCCCGGAAATATAAAATCCCAAAACATAAATTCAGAGAAGAATGATTCTTTATACAAAGACTTCAAAACTGAATTTATTTGGGAAGCAAAAGTAAAAATTGGAAGTATGATAAATGTTGGCGAGAGCAAACGTGGTACAAGAAGAATTATTCCAATTATTGGAGGTACCTTTTGCGGACCAAAAATAAAAGGCGAAATTTTGCCTGGAGGTGATGACTGGCAACTGGTTCGTCCGGATGGTGATACCGAATTGTACGCACGTTATCTTCTGAAAACGAATGATGGATATATATTTCAGATTGTAAATCAGGCATTGATTCATACAGACAATAGCGTAAACTCATTCTATTGTAAATCGGTTTTGGATATTGAAGTGCCAAACAATAGTCCTTACAATTACCTTAACCATGCTATTTTTCTGGGAACTTTAACCATGCCCGATTTAAAACCGGGAGATGAACCGTATGTAATAATCAGAATGTATAAGGTGTTGTAA
- a CDS encoding carbohydrate-binding protein: MINAHKTFSWAKSIDGLASHSIKGVDNKYYWYVSGIDKSTNKKVIGVAVGDKAIGPFTDLLGKPLITEHCALGNINPTVIVDNDKQSDLTWGDTELWYAKLNSNMISYDPNFGINPIPSDKKDWFASKIKETKNATEKRTTTYEEGPWLFKRNSKYYLLYPAGGVPEHLAYSTSTNPTGPWIYGDTIMQVIKEGGAFTNHPGYINFKGKSYLFYHNGALKGGGGFKRSVCIEPFNFNTDGTIPLIIPTKEGVIESASNLNPFKRIEAETIAWEEGIETTKDAKNSVYVTDINDGDYIKVRSVDFGIGAKIFEACVATASLGGKIEIHVDSRNGNLLGVLEVKNTEGVLNWKTISCKVNKIKGIHDVFFVLKGDNGNLFNFDWWRFFK, encoded by the coding sequence ATTATTAATGCACATAAAACATTTTCCTGGGCTAAATCTATTGATGGATTGGCTTCACACAGCATTAAAGGTGTTGATAATAAATATTACTGGTATGTTAGTGGTATAGATAAAAGTACCAACAAGAAAGTTATCGGAGTAGCAGTGGGTGATAAGGCTATCGGACCTTTTACCGACTTATTGGGCAAACCTTTGATTACAGAGCATTGTGCTCTGGGCAATATTAATCCTACTGTAATTGTAGATAATGATAAACAATCCGATCTGACTTGGGGTGATACCGAATTGTGGTACGCAAAACTCAACAGTAATATGATTTCGTATGATCCGAATTTTGGCATTAACCCCATTCCTTCAGACAAAAAGGATTGGTTTGCTTCAAAAATTAAAGAAACTAAGAATGCTACAGAAAAAAGAACTACTACTTATGAGGAAGGGCCTTGGCTTTTCAAACGTAACAGTAAATATTATCTTCTTTATCCGGCAGGAGGAGTACCAGAACATTTAGCTTACTCTACAAGTACTAACCCTACCGGACCTTGGATTTATGGTGATACAATAATGCAAGTCATTAAAGAAGGTGGCGCATTTACTAATCACCCGGGATATATTAATTTTAAAGGGAAATCATATCTTTTTTATCATAATGGAGCGTTAAAAGGGGGCGGTGGTTTTAAACGTTCTGTTTGCATTGAACCGTTTAACTTCAATACAGATGGTACAATTCCATTGATAATCCCTACAAAAGAAGGTGTTATTGAAAGTGCATCCAATTTAAACCCATTTAAGAGAATTGAAGCCGAAACTATTGCATGGGAAGAAGGAATCGAGACAACAAAAGATGCAAAAAATAGCGTTTATGTTACCGATATCAATGATGGCGACTATATAAAAGTGCGCAGTGTTGATTTTGGCATAGGAGCTAAAATATTTGAAGCATGTGTTGCCACAGCTTCGTTAGGAGGTAAAATTGAAATTCATGTTGACAGCAGAAATGGCAATCTTTTAGGTGTTTTAGAAGTGAAGAATACAGAAGGTGTGCTGAACTGGAAGACTATCTCGTGCAAAGTGAATAAAATAAAAGGGATCCATGATGTTTTCTTTGTGCTTAAGGGCGATAATGGCAATTTATTCAATTTTGATTGGTGGAGATTTTTTAAATAA